In Rhinoderma darwinii isolate aRhiDar2 chromosome 9, aRhiDar2.hap1, whole genome shotgun sequence, the following are encoded in one genomic region:
- the NUP210L gene encoding nuclear pore membrane glycoprotein 210-like isoform X4 yields the protein MALLRVTGDMSARVSISLYARLFILLLVTTEASRLSVPKVLLPFFPGVEVPFTIEAGGGCYTWYVYHPEIISVNPIFENSTLCSQKAILISRSEQPKRLTTIVIAEEIVTGHVLRCDVIVDLIVRVEIESRTRELYVDDAPVELTVAGLDKEGNTFSSLAGINFQWTVIMDESAGILEPSTKIRILRFTETPYYIPDYIALMEKAGKQGDIVLVSGISTGVSVIKVQIEGEFYKNIPVTSVRLLVLEKIFVTPCCEVLLLVHAHVHFQVKRLVEGKVTGMVPPLINYIVQLENQVVFPGGVPDLPVAEFDERSLVVTAVQLGYANLIFAHKNIHIHGGSSLPNCTVCVVEPGYLGFSIHPGDHWILEVERLYEVNMEVYDKISSRRVYPSQNLRISIQFPSEFFSLSYSSENGSYHVVCAIHTGTTTINASLIGVDPEDQPLWMFPNPISQEQEVKIFLPITLSPQTLAFPTYPREASYRYLVKVEGGSGNVSWLSTNKSIASITTRGIVITRRQPGHCHVQANDIMNPLHSGESHVLVLSVTSLELLPSNADTQVGREIYIPLVVYGKYQGASIPFINCSLLPLHISMDKGGVFRILEDRCMFAPPSCSCLKILAQNPGCVVLTVSVTTEDGEYHNNTMFSAYSPLKAVDPVHTSVLSLHSTKVMVFEGGPRPWLPDPTCFFMWLTVQDRSSVQIHQVGDPAKAKQKLHMYQVQCTKLGEQILTFQLGNNPEIRNPRPSVETVEVNLICALPASMSLYPVYTVPDGAQPCPIPKHDKQLMPVSMLRNTRLELIVYDQHKRKFDNFSSLAMEWTSSNETIAHLSYSQGMEEIPKSDATGQTWVHGQHLLEVKNIKGSAFIRVTCAGYKPWVQVQDTLSLLITTMLELSLVDDVSILPNDITVLNHPNVEEILNLVEGSGYFMVNVSDPRIASTAYEETENTVQVIPLHPGTLILEVHDLCILSTNYAIATIHISNIYELEINLVDKVEVGKSVEVLVKVLDFSHKPFLNKYFSIMQLSVQSSSPIVILKRLPENETISWSYLLHGTEVAQTTLVLTAYDKIGRKITSASHPVEVTSEGGPQPQSVIQFSISNDSVATINEVGQVTGLAVGTTKIRGTVQAISEDMGRSMVFSQDEIEVEVVHLKAIRIHVPVTRLITPSEMPVYVMGISSTQTPFSFSNSKPPLQFYWSLNKRDVVTLEPRMTEASLQLRPELNFAQFVRTWAIGRVSIKVTVRSVSGGQFEGNTTELRDQVQVVVLRGLSLVFPSCPVQQILMAPNSHLTVTTNKDGGAMVTSYILQSFPNSSVIEDDGQGHLRAGGITGSSILRISAVEPFGITQNLVIGVQVAPVSYLRIEVKPKLHARSVLASFPVGITLEFTVHFYSGIGEKFHAQKTQLRFATNRDDLLLIEPGIKNYTFLVTTVMQGETILRVWDEAHPGMADFMPISVEDAISPELKRPIVVGEVICFSTELVNSNDEPGIWQTSPGPFLQVDGVTGVAVAHSKGITNVFYIITGMFATYKQVTIESSESLIMRLSSESHITNFPATRHYNVLVSLSLTEPVIKGPCSSGQIEVAKAMLASANHLLCSVQFSNQSLHIPAAKVFQIKPEFSLETGQYTCRMSIRPVTDVEMQTLSTMETLVELRASLLEHGGTGFLHIPFFPAFHVNQSELIFSSHELDSHIRIYGTSAVIQKVEIVSSFPDILFGKAIVSVKHPGLFLFPITILDLQSIKVSPVPLFINISCSLTGQDLALPVRASLEGQGDERRPLSPLANSIYVIIFTMFATVAFSCAILIAYNAFIDRLQTTPIVYMSTSNGYNPIRSSQDIPYNTVRRRSNIHGRLWNSRP from the exons GATTCTGCGGTTCACGGAGACACCATATTACATTCCGGACTACATTGCATTAATGGAAAAAGCTGGAAAACAGGGAGATATTGTTCTAGTGTCCGGTATCAGCACAGGCGTCAGTGTTATTAAAGTACAAATTGAGGGTGAATTTTACAAG AACATACCCGTTACCAGTGTACGCCTGTTGGTCCTGGAGAAGATATTCGTGACACCATGCTGTGAGGTTCTTCTGCTCGTTCATGCCCATGTCCACTTCCAAGTGAAAAGGCTGGTGGAGGGTAAAGTTACAG GGATGGTTCCACCTCTGATAAATTATATTGTGCAGCTGGAGAACCAGGTGGTATttccaggaggagtccctgacttGCCGGTGGCTGAATTTGATGAAAGATCCCTTGTAGTGACGGCTGTACAGCTGGGCTATGCCAATCTAATCTTCGCACACAAGA ATATTCATATTCATGGTGGATCCAGTCTCCCGAACTGCACAGTGTGTGTGGTAGAGCCCGGATATCTTG GGTTCTCCATTCATCCTGGAGACCACTGGATTCTGGAGGTAGAAAGGTTGTATGAAGTCAATATGGAGGTATATGACAAGATAAGCAGTCGGCGTGTCTATCCCTCTCAG AATCTGCGGATTAGCATTCAATTTCCCTCCGAATTCTTTAGTTTGTCATATTCCTCTGAAAACGGATCATACCACGTGGTATGTGCCATCCATACTGGAACCACAACCATCAATGCTTCACTTATTGGTGTTGATCCTGAG GATCAAccactctggatgtttccaaacCCAATTTCTCAGGAACAAGAGGTGAAGATATTCTTGCCCATTACCCTGTCTCCCCAAACACTGGCATTCCCTACTTACCCGAGAGAAGCCTCCTATAGGTACTTGGTAAAG GTAGAGGGAGGGAGCGGGAATGTCTCCTGGTTGTCCACAAATAAGAGTATCGCGAGTATTACCACCAGAGGCATTGTCATAACAAGAAGACAACCCGGCCACTGTCACGTCCAGGCTAATGACATCATGAACCCATTACATAGTGGTGAGAGTCAT GTTTTGGTGCTCTCCGTCACATCTTTGGAGCTTCTCCCATCCAATGCTGACACACAGGTCGGACGGGAGATATATATTCCATTAGTGGTGTATGGTAAATATCAGGGAGCCAGTATTCCCTTCATTAACTGTTCTCTGCTCCCACTACACATCAGCATGGACAAGGGTGGAGTGTTCCGCATCCTAGAAG ATAGATGTATGTTTGCTCCTCCATCATGCTCCTGCTTGAAGATACTTGCACAAAACCCAGGATGTGTTGTACTCACAGTCAGTGTAACAACAGAGGATGGGGAATACCACAATAACACCATGTTCTCGGCATACAGCCCTCTTAAG GCAGTGGATCCTGTACACACTTCTGTACTCTCCCTCCATTCAACAAAGGTTATGGTTTTTGAAGGTGGCCCCAGACCGTGGCTTCCCGACCCAACGTGTTTCTTTATGTGGCTCACTGTTCAAGACAGGAGCAGCGTTCAGATTCACCAAGTCGGAGATCCTGCTAAGGCAAAGCAGAAATTACACATGTATCAGGTTCAGTGCACTAAACTGGGAGAACAG ATTTTGACATTTCAATTGGGAAATAATCCGGAAATTCGAAATCCAAGGCCGTCAGTAGAAACAGTAGAAGTCAATCTTATTTGTGCTCTTCCTGCAAGCATGTCCTTGTATCCTGTGTACACTGTGCCTGATGGAGCTCAGCCATGTCCTATCCCGAAGCATGACAAACAACTT ATGCCTGTCTCCATGTTGAGGAACACAAGGCTGGAGCTGATCGTCTATGACCAGCACAAGAGGAAATTTGATAACTTCAGCTCACTGGCGATGGAATGGACATCTTCCAATGAGACAATAGCTCATCTGTCTTATAGTCAGGGCATGGAGGAGATACCAAAGAGTGATGCCACTGGTCAGACATGGGTACACG GTCAGCATCTCCTAGAAGTAAAGAACATAAAGGGGAGCGCTTTCATCAGAGTCACTTGTGCTGGATACAAGCCCTGGGTACAGGTCCAA GATACGTTATCACTTCTCATCACCACCATGCTGGAACTATCCCTGGTCGATGATGTGTCCATTCTACCAAATGATATCACTGTATTGAATCACCCAAATGTGGAG GAAATATTGAACTTAGTTGAAGGATCAGGGTATTTTATGGTGAATGTTAGTGATCCCCGGATTGCAAGCACTGCATATGAAGAAACAGAGAACACAGTGCAG GTGATCCCGCTGCACCCTGGTACTCTTATATTGGAGGTACATGATCTCTGTATCTTATCTACAAATTATGCCATTGCTACCATCCACATCTCCAACATCTATGAATTGGAGATCAACTTGGTTGATAAG GTGGAAGTGGGAAAGTCCGTAGAAGTCTTAGTGAAAGTTTTGGATTTTTCTCATAAGCCATTCCTGAATAAATATTTCAGCATAATGCAACTAAGCGTCCAGAGCTCCAGTCCTATCGTCATTCTTAA ACGACTACCTGAAAACGAGACGATCTCCTGGAGTTACCTCCTTCATGGTACTGAGGTAGCACAGACCACCCTGGTATTGACTGCATATGACAAAATCGGGAGGAAGATAACATCAGCTTCTCATCCAGTAGAG GTTACGTCTGAGGGAGGGCCACAGCCACAGTCCGTTATCCAATTTTCCATTAGTAATGACAGCGTGGCCACCATAAATGAAgtgggtcaggtgactggattagcTGTCGGAACCACCAAAATCAGAGGGACTGTCCAAGCCATAAGCGAAGATATGGGTCGCTCCATGGTATTTTCTCAG GATGAGATAGAGGTTGAGGTCGTTCATCTGAAAGCAATCAGGATCCATGTCCCTGTGACCCGTCTTATTACACCATCTGAG ATGCCTGTATATGTGATGGGGATCTCCAGCACGCAGACTCCATTTTCCTTTAGCAATTCAAAGCCTCCTCTGCAATTCTACTGGTCACTAAATAAAAGGGATGTGGTGACCCTAGAGCCACGTATGACTGAG GCATCTCTACAGTTGCGACCCGAATTAAATTTTGCTCAGTTTGTTCGGACTTGGGCCATTGGTCGGGTAAGCATTAAAGTGACCGTACGCTCTGTGTCTGGTGGCCAGTTTGAGGGTAATACCACTGAGCTAAGAGACCAAGTTCAAGTAGTG GTTTTACGTGGACTCTCTCTGGTGTTTCCTTCATGTCCAGTTCAGCAGATCCTTATGGCTCCAAATTCTCATCTCACTGTGACTACAAACAA AGATGGAGGAGCTATGGTTACCTCTTACATCCTTCAGTCTTTTCCCAACTCTTCTGTGATTGAAGATGATGGACAGGGACATCTAAGAGCTGGTGGTATTACAGGATCCAGCATCTTGAGGATCTCAGCGGTGGAACCATTTGGAATTACTCAGAATCTTGTCATTGGCGTTCAG GTGGCCCCGGTCTCCTACCTAAGAATTGAAGTCAAACCCAAGCTCCATGCTAGAAGTGTCCTGGCATCATTTCCTGTCGGTATAACCTTGGAGTTCACTGTGCATTTTTATTCTGGAATTGGGGAAAAATTCCACGCCCAGAAAACTCAACTTCGTTTCGCAACAAACCG AGACGATCTTCTACTAATTGAACCTGGTATTAAGAATTACACCTTCCTGGTAACAACAGTGATGCAAGGAGAGACAATCCTGAGAGTTTGGGATGAAGCACATCCAGGAATGGCAGATTTCATGCCAATATCTGTAGAAGACGCCATATCGCCAGAGCTTAAACGGCCCATTGTCGTTGGAGAAGTCATTTGTTTCAGTACAGAACTAGTCAACAGCAATG ATGAGCCGGGGATCTGGCAGACGTCACCGGGTCCATTTCTGCAGGTAGATGGAGTGACAGGTGTGGCTGTGGCTCACAGTAAAGGGATCACAAATGTCTTCTATATCATTACTGGGATGTTTGCAACATACAAGCAG GTGACAATTGAATCCTCTGAGTCCCTCATTATGAGACTCTCATCCGAAAGTCATATCACTAACTTCCCGGCTACACGTCACTATAACGTGCTCGTCTCTCTCAGTCTTACGGAGCCTGTCATAAAAG GTCCATGTAGTAGCGGACAGATAGAGGTGGCAAAGGCTATGCTGgcatctgccaatcacctgctgtGCTCTGTGCAGTTCAGTAACCAATCCCTACACATCCCAGCCGCAAAGGTGTTCCAGATCAAGCCAGAGTTCAGTTTGGAGACAG GGCAATATACTTGTAGGATGTCAATCAGGCCAGTGACAGACGTAGAGATGCAAACCTTGAGCACAATGGAGACTTTGGTGGAGTTAAGAGCATCTCTACTCGAACATGGAGGGACCGGGTTTCTTCACATCCCTTTCTTCCCTGCCTTTCATGTGAACCAGTCTGAGCTGATTTTCAGCAGCCATGAGCTTGACAGTCATATCAGGATTTATGGGACCAGCGCCGTTATACAGAAAGTGGAG ATAGTATCGAGTTTCCCAGACATCTTGTTTGGAAAAGCCATTGTTTCAGTGAAGCACCCAGGACTGTTTCTCTTCCCCATCACTATTTTGGACCTTCAATCCATCAAGGTATCCCCAGTGCCCCTGTTTATTAATATCTCGTGTTCTCTGACGGGTCAGGACCTGGCACTGCCAGTAAGGGCTTCGCTGGAAG GTCAGGGGGATGAGCGCAGGCCTCTATCACCACTCGCCAACTCCATCTATGTTATCATTTTCACTATGTTTGCTACTGTTGCTTTCAGCTGCGCCATACTCATTG CATACAACGCATTCATTGATCGTCTGCAGACAACACCCATCGTTTATATGTCAACTTCAAACG GATACAATCCTATCAGAAGCTCACAGGACATCCCCTACAACACAGTCAGGAGAAGATCCAACATCCATGGACGACTCTGGAACTCAAGACCTTAA
- the NUP210L gene encoding nuclear pore membrane glycoprotein 210-like isoform X2 — MALLRVTGDMSARVSISLYARLFILLLVTTEASRLSVPKVLLPFFPGVEVPFTIEAGGGCYTWYVYHPEIISVNPIFENSTLCSQKAILISRSEQPKRLTTIVIAEEIVTGHVLRCDVIVDLIVRVEIESRTRELYVDDAPVELTVAGLDKEGNTFSSLAGINFQWTVIMDESAGILEPSTKIRILRFTETPYYIPDYIALMEKAGKQGDIVLVSGISTGVSVIKVQIEGEFYKNIPVTSVRLLVLEKIFVTPCCEVLLLVHAHVHFQVKRLVEGMVPPLINYIVQLENQVVFPGGVPDLPVAEFDERSLVVTAVQLGYANLIFAHKNIHIHGGSSLPNCTVCVVEPGYLGFSIHPGDHWILEVERLYEVNMEVYDKISSRRVYPSQNLRISIQFPSEFFSLSYSSENGSYHVVCAIHTGTTTINASLIGVDPEDQPLWMFPNPISQEQEVKIFLPITLSPQTLAFPTYPREASYRYLVKVEGGSGNVSWLSTNKSIASITTRGIVITRRQPGHCHVQANDIMNPLHSGESHVLVLSVTSLELLPSNADTQVGREIYIPLVVYGKYQGASIPFINCSLLPLHISMDKGGVFRILEDRCMFAPPSCSCLKILAQNPGCVVLTVSVTTEDGEYHNNTMFSAYSPLKAVDPVHTSVLSLHSTKVMVFEGGPRPWLPDPTCFFMWLTVQDRSSVQIHQVGDPAKAKQKLHMYQVQCTKLGEQILTFQLGNNPEIRNPRPSVETVEVNLICALPASMSLYPVYTVPDGAQPCPIPKHDKQLMPVSMLRNTRLELIVYDQHKRKFDNFSSLAMEWTSSNETIAHLSYSQGMEEIPKSDATGQTWVHGQHLLEVKNIKGSAFIRVTCAGYKPWVQVQDTLSLLITTMLELSLVDDVSILPNDITVLNHPNVEEILNLVEGSGYFMVNVSDPRIASTAYEETENTVQVIPLHPGTLILEVHDLCILSTNYAIATIHISNIYELEINLVDKVEVGKSVEVLVKVLDFSHKPFLNKYFSIMQLSVQSSSPIVILKRLPENETISWSYLLHGTEVAQTTLVLTAYDKIGRKITSASHPVEVFAPFRLVPDKITLIPYNMIQVTSEGGPQPQSVIQFSISNDSVATINEVGQVTGLAVGTTKIRGTVQAISEDMGRSMVFSQDEIEVEVVHLKAIRIHVPVTRLITPSEMPVYVMGISSTQTPFSFSNSKPPLQFYWSLNKRDVVTLEPRMTEASLQLRPELNFAQFVRTWAIGRVSIKVTVRSVSGGQFEGNTTELRDQVQVVVLRGLSLVFPSCPVQQILMAPNSHLTVTTNKDGGAMVTSYILQSFPNSSVIEDDGQGHLRAGGITGSSILRISAVEPFGITQNLVIGVQVAPVSYLRIEVKPKLHARSVLASFPVGITLEFTVHFYSGIGEKFHAQKTQLRFATNRDDLLLIEPGIKNYTFLVTTVMQGETILRVWDEAHPGMADFMPISVEDAISPELKRPIVVGEVICFSTELVNSNDEPGIWQTSPGPFLQVDGVTGVAVAHSKGITNVFYIITGMFATYKQVTIESSESLIMRLSSESHITNFPATRHYNVLVSLSLTEPVIKGPCSSGQIEVAKAMLASANHLLCSVQFSNQSLHIPAAKVFQIKPEFSLETGQYTCRMSIRPVTDVEMQTLSTMETLVELRASLLEHGGTGFLHIPFFPAFHVNQSELIFSSHELDSHIRIYGTSAVIQKVEIVSSFPDILFGKAIVSVKHPGLFLFPITILDLQSIKVSPVPLFINISCSLTGQDLALPVRASLEGQGDERRPLSPLANSIYVIIFTMFATVAFSCAILIAYNAFIDRLQTTPIVYMSTSNGYNPIRSSQDIPYNTVRRRSNIHGRLWNSRP; from the exons GATTCTGCGGTTCACGGAGACACCATATTACATTCCGGACTACATTGCATTAATGGAAAAAGCTGGAAAACAGGGAGATATTGTTCTAGTGTCCGGTATCAGCACAGGCGTCAGTGTTATTAAAGTACAAATTGAGGGTGAATTTTACAAG AACATACCCGTTACCAGTGTACGCCTGTTGGTCCTGGAGAAGATATTCGTGACACCATGCTGTGAGGTTCTTCTGCTCGTTCATGCCCATGTCCACTTCCAAGTGAAAAGGCTGGTGGAGG GGATGGTTCCACCTCTGATAAATTATATTGTGCAGCTGGAGAACCAGGTGGTATttccaggaggagtccctgacttGCCGGTGGCTGAATTTGATGAAAGATCCCTTGTAGTGACGGCTGTACAGCTGGGCTATGCCAATCTAATCTTCGCACACAAGA ATATTCATATTCATGGTGGATCCAGTCTCCCGAACTGCACAGTGTGTGTGGTAGAGCCCGGATATCTTG GGTTCTCCATTCATCCTGGAGACCACTGGATTCTGGAGGTAGAAAGGTTGTATGAAGTCAATATGGAGGTATATGACAAGATAAGCAGTCGGCGTGTCTATCCCTCTCAG AATCTGCGGATTAGCATTCAATTTCCCTCCGAATTCTTTAGTTTGTCATATTCCTCTGAAAACGGATCATACCACGTGGTATGTGCCATCCATACTGGAACCACAACCATCAATGCTTCACTTATTGGTGTTGATCCTGAG GATCAAccactctggatgtttccaaacCCAATTTCTCAGGAACAAGAGGTGAAGATATTCTTGCCCATTACCCTGTCTCCCCAAACACTGGCATTCCCTACTTACCCGAGAGAAGCCTCCTATAGGTACTTGGTAAAG GTAGAGGGAGGGAGCGGGAATGTCTCCTGGTTGTCCACAAATAAGAGTATCGCGAGTATTACCACCAGAGGCATTGTCATAACAAGAAGACAACCCGGCCACTGTCACGTCCAGGCTAATGACATCATGAACCCATTACATAGTGGTGAGAGTCAT GTTTTGGTGCTCTCCGTCACATCTTTGGAGCTTCTCCCATCCAATGCTGACACACAGGTCGGACGGGAGATATATATTCCATTAGTGGTGTATGGTAAATATCAGGGAGCCAGTATTCCCTTCATTAACTGTTCTCTGCTCCCACTACACATCAGCATGGACAAGGGTGGAGTGTTCCGCATCCTAGAAG ATAGATGTATGTTTGCTCCTCCATCATGCTCCTGCTTGAAGATACTTGCACAAAACCCAGGATGTGTTGTACTCACAGTCAGTGTAACAACAGAGGATGGGGAATACCACAATAACACCATGTTCTCGGCATACAGCCCTCTTAAG GCAGTGGATCCTGTACACACTTCTGTACTCTCCCTCCATTCAACAAAGGTTATGGTTTTTGAAGGTGGCCCCAGACCGTGGCTTCCCGACCCAACGTGTTTCTTTATGTGGCTCACTGTTCAAGACAGGAGCAGCGTTCAGATTCACCAAGTCGGAGATCCTGCTAAGGCAAAGCAGAAATTACACATGTATCAGGTTCAGTGCACTAAACTGGGAGAACAG ATTTTGACATTTCAATTGGGAAATAATCCGGAAATTCGAAATCCAAGGCCGTCAGTAGAAACAGTAGAAGTCAATCTTATTTGTGCTCTTCCTGCAAGCATGTCCTTGTATCCTGTGTACACTGTGCCTGATGGAGCTCAGCCATGTCCTATCCCGAAGCATGACAAACAACTT ATGCCTGTCTCCATGTTGAGGAACACAAGGCTGGAGCTGATCGTCTATGACCAGCACAAGAGGAAATTTGATAACTTCAGCTCACTGGCGATGGAATGGACATCTTCCAATGAGACAATAGCTCATCTGTCTTATAGTCAGGGCATGGAGGAGATACCAAAGAGTGATGCCACTGGTCAGACATGGGTACACG GTCAGCATCTCCTAGAAGTAAAGAACATAAAGGGGAGCGCTTTCATCAGAGTCACTTGTGCTGGATACAAGCCCTGGGTACAGGTCCAA GATACGTTATCACTTCTCATCACCACCATGCTGGAACTATCCCTGGTCGATGATGTGTCCATTCTACCAAATGATATCACTGTATTGAATCACCCAAATGTGGAG GAAATATTGAACTTAGTTGAAGGATCAGGGTATTTTATGGTGAATGTTAGTGATCCCCGGATTGCAAGCACTGCATATGAAGAAACAGAGAACACAGTGCAG GTGATCCCGCTGCACCCTGGTACTCTTATATTGGAGGTACATGATCTCTGTATCTTATCTACAAATTATGCCATTGCTACCATCCACATCTCCAACATCTATGAATTGGAGATCAACTTGGTTGATAAG GTGGAAGTGGGAAAGTCCGTAGAAGTCTTAGTGAAAGTTTTGGATTTTTCTCATAAGCCATTCCTGAATAAATATTTCAGCATAATGCAACTAAGCGTCCAGAGCTCCAGTCCTATCGTCATTCTTAA ACGACTACCTGAAAACGAGACGATCTCCTGGAGTTACCTCCTTCATGGTACTGAGGTAGCACAGACCACCCTGGTATTGACTGCATATGACAAAATCGGGAGGAAGATAACATCAGCTTCTCATCCAGTAGAG GTATTTGCACCATTCCGACTCGTCCCAGACAAAATTACACTAATCCCTTACAATATGATTCAG GTTACGTCTGAGGGAGGGCCACAGCCACAGTCCGTTATCCAATTTTCCATTAGTAATGACAGCGTGGCCACCATAAATGAAgtgggtcaggtgactggattagcTGTCGGAACCACCAAAATCAGAGGGACTGTCCAAGCCATAAGCGAAGATATGGGTCGCTCCATGGTATTTTCTCAG GATGAGATAGAGGTTGAGGTCGTTCATCTGAAAGCAATCAGGATCCATGTCCCTGTGACCCGTCTTATTACACCATCTGAG ATGCCTGTATATGTGATGGGGATCTCCAGCACGCAGACTCCATTTTCCTTTAGCAATTCAAAGCCTCCTCTGCAATTCTACTGGTCACTAAATAAAAGGGATGTGGTGACCCTAGAGCCACGTATGACTGAG GCATCTCTACAGTTGCGACCCGAATTAAATTTTGCTCAGTTTGTTCGGACTTGGGCCATTGGTCGGGTAAGCATTAAAGTGACCGTACGCTCTGTGTCTGGTGGCCAGTTTGAGGGTAATACCACTGAGCTAAGAGACCAAGTTCAAGTAGTG GTTTTACGTGGACTCTCTCTGGTGTTTCCTTCATGTCCAGTTCAGCAGATCCTTATGGCTCCAAATTCTCATCTCACTGTGACTACAAACAA AGATGGAGGAGCTATGGTTACCTCTTACATCCTTCAGTCTTTTCCCAACTCTTCTGTGATTGAAGATGATGGACAGGGACATCTAAGAGCTGGTGGTATTACAGGATCCAGCATCTTGAGGATCTCAGCGGTGGAACCATTTGGAATTACTCAGAATCTTGTCATTGGCGTTCAG GTGGCCCCGGTCTCCTACCTAAGAATTGAAGTCAAACCCAAGCTCCATGCTAGAAGTGTCCTGGCATCATTTCCTGTCGGTATAACCTTGGAGTTCACTGTGCATTTTTATTCTGGAATTGGGGAAAAATTCCACGCCCAGAAAACTCAACTTCGTTTCGCAACAAACCG AGACGATCTTCTACTAATTGAACCTGGTATTAAGAATTACACCTTCCTGGTAACAACAGTGATGCAAGGAGAGACAATCCTGAGAGTTTGGGATGAAGCACATCCAGGAATGGCAGATTTCATGCCAATATCTGTAGAAGACGCCATATCGCCAGAGCTTAAACGGCCCATTGTCGTTGGAGAAGTCATTTGTTTCAGTACAGAACTAGTCAACAGCAATG ATGAGCCGGGGATCTGGCAGACGTCACCGGGTCCATTTCTGCAGGTAGATGGAGTGACAGGTGTGGCTGTGGCTCACAGTAAAGGGATCACAAATGTCTTCTATATCATTACTGGGATGTTTGCAACATACAAGCAG GTGACAATTGAATCCTCTGAGTCCCTCATTATGAGACTCTCATCCGAAAGTCATATCACTAACTTCCCGGCTACACGTCACTATAACGTGCTCGTCTCTCTCAGTCTTACGGAGCCTGTCATAAAAG GTCCATGTAGTAGCGGACAGATAGAGGTGGCAAAGGCTATGCTGgcatctgccaatcacctgctgtGCTCTGTGCAGTTCAGTAACCAATCCCTACACATCCCAGCCGCAAAGGTGTTCCAGATCAAGCCAGAGTTCAGTTTGGAGACAG GGCAATATACTTGTAGGATGTCAATCAGGCCAGTGACAGACGTAGAGATGCAAACCTTGAGCACAATGGAGACTTTGGTGGAGTTAAGAGCATCTCTACTCGAACATGGAGGGACCGGGTTTCTTCACATCCCTTTCTTCCCTGCCTTTCATGTGAACCAGTCTGAGCTGATTTTCAGCAGCCATGAGCTTGACAGTCATATCAGGATTTATGGGACCAGCGCCGTTATACAGAAAGTGGAG ATAGTATCGAGTTTCCCAGACATCTTGTTTGGAAAAGCCATTGTTTCAGTGAAGCACCCAGGACTGTTTCTCTTCCCCATCACTATTTTGGACCTTCAATCCATCAAGGTATCCCCAGTGCCCCTGTTTATTAATATCTCGTGTTCTCTGACGGGTCAGGACCTGGCACTGCCAGTAAGGGCTTCGCTGGAAG GTCAGGGGGATGAGCGCAGGCCTCTATCACCACTCGCCAACTCCATCTATGTTATCATTTTCACTATGTTTGCTACTGTTGCTTTCAGCTGCGCCATACTCATTG CATACAACGCATTCATTGATCGTCTGCAGACAACACCCATCGTTTATATGTCAACTTCAAACG GATACAATCCTATCAGAAGCTCACAGGACATCCCCTACAACACAGTCAGGAGAAGATCCAACATCCATGGACGACTCTGGAACTCAAGACCTTAA